A region from the Halobellus litoreus genome encodes:
- a CDS encoding SPFH domain-containing protein yields MANLFRELGRVSARGLPGWLLPVAGVAAALLIAGTVFGGDPVAAVGFGVLALAIAAVYSAVEIVNAYEKRALTVFGEYQKLLEPGINFVPPFVSKTYVFDMRTQTLDVPKQEAITRDNSPVVADAVVYIRVMDAKRAFLEVDNYRRAVSNLAQTTLRAVLGDMELDETLSEREKINRRINEELDEPTDEWGIRVESVEVRSVKPSAAVEDAMEEQSSAERRRRAMILEAQGERRSAVEQAEGEKQSNIIRAQGEKQSQILEAQGDAISTVLRAKSAESMGERAIVDRGLEALTTIGTSPSTTYVLPQELTSLLGRYGRGLTDSDVQESAGLESLDFDAETRELLGLDEIDEIAAAVEDIESVDAVADLPGGTDGEPGADVDVDLNIEESYETQ; encoded by the coding sequence ATGGCGAACCTCTTCCGCGAACTCGGTCGGGTCTCCGCGCGGGGCCTCCCGGGTTGGCTCCTCCCCGTCGCGGGCGTCGCCGCCGCCCTCCTGATCGCCGGAACCGTCTTCGGCGGCGATCCGGTAGCCGCCGTCGGCTTCGGCGTCCTCGCGCTCGCGATCGCGGCGGTCTACAGCGCCGTCGAGATCGTCAACGCCTACGAGAAGCGGGCGCTCACGGTGTTCGGCGAGTACCAGAAACTGCTGGAACCGGGCATCAACTTCGTCCCGCCGTTCGTCTCGAAGACGTACGTCTTCGATATGCGGACGCAGACGCTCGACGTGCCGAAGCAGGAGGCGATCACCCGCGACAACTCGCCCGTCGTCGCCGACGCTGTCGTCTACATCCGCGTGATGGACGCAAAGCGGGCGTTCCTCGAGGTCGACAACTACCGGCGCGCCGTCTCGAACCTCGCGCAGACGACGCTGCGGGCGGTCCTCGGCGATATGGAACTCGACGAGACGCTCTCCGAACGCGAGAAGATCAACCGTCGGATCAACGAGGAACTCGATGAACCGACGGACGAGTGGGGGATCCGCGTCGAGAGCGTCGAGGTCCGGAGCGTCAAACCCAGCGCGGCGGTCGAGGACGCGATGGAAGAGCAGTCCTCCGCCGAGCGTCGCCGCCGCGCGATGATCCTCGAAGCGCAGGGCGAACGGCGCTCCGCGGTCGAGCAGGCCGAGGGCGAGAAGCAGTCGAACATCATCCGCGCGCAGGGTGAAAAGCAGAGCCAGATCCTCGAAGCGCAGGGTGACGCCATCTCGACGGTCCTCCGCGCGAAGTCCGCCGAGTCGATGGGCGAACGCGCGATCGTCGACCGCGGGCTGGAGGCCCTGACTACCATCGGGACGTCGCCGTCGACGACGTACGTCCTCCCGCAGGAACTGACGAGCCTCCTCGGCCGCTACGGCCGCGGGCTCACCGATTCAGACGTCCAGGAGTCGGCCGGGCTGGAGAGCCTCGACTTCGACGCGGAGACGCGCGAACTGCTGGGTCTCGACGAGATCGACGAGATCGCCGCCGCGGTCGAGGACATCGAGAGCGTCGACGCCGTCGCCGACCTGCCGGGCGGCACCGACGGCGAACCGGGGGCCGACGTCGACGTCGATCTGAACATCGAGGAATCCTACGAGACGCAGTGA
- a CDS encoding sulfite exporter TauE/SafE family protein, producing the protein MKSTSYSRVQRSFLRYQHVFVFLAPIVFIVGVFFGAPTPSETGASYWLEYWWLFPAFLLGATIVNTVGISGSAIFVPFLIFVYPLFASPLDPPTIVKVGLISEAFGLSSSSIAFIQYGLVDRRLALALVGGAVPFVVAGALLSFVIPEPLFHGLLGVALLAASYLLFKADLDHEGDADDAGDSEDDANPAAEGEVETAIDGGHAEMPNDPGKLGPAGVRTDDDGNVTRVDREGDDYRYTRGGYLRRFANYSIGGTFQGLAGFGVGELGIISMLSTKVPVRVAIGTNHIVVALTAILASLVHVFGGGLVGGHSLSLASTPWNMVVFTVPATVTGGQIAPYVSNALSTSTIKAFVGGLFAVISVALFLMALGGI; encoded by the coding sequence ATGAAATCAACCTCCTACAGTCGTGTCCAGCGGTCGTTCCTCCGGTATCAACACGTGTTCGTGTTTCTCGCCCCGATCGTCTTCATCGTCGGGGTGTTCTTCGGCGCTCCCACGCCGTCGGAGACGGGGGCGAGCTACTGGCTGGAGTACTGGTGGCTGTTCCCGGCGTTCCTGCTCGGAGCCACGATCGTCAACACCGTCGGGATCAGCGGGTCGGCGATCTTCGTGCCGTTCCTCATCTTCGTGTACCCCCTGTTCGCGAGTCCGCTGGACCCGCCGACGATCGTGAAGGTCGGGCTCATCAGCGAGGCGTTCGGCCTGTCGAGTTCGTCGATCGCGTTCATCCAGTACGGACTCGTCGACCGTCGCCTGGCGCTCGCGCTCGTCGGCGGCGCGGTCCCGTTCGTCGTCGCCGGCGCGCTCCTGTCGTTCGTCATTCCCGAACCGCTCTTTCACGGACTGCTCGGGGTCGCGCTGCTGGCGGCGTCGTACCTCCTCTTCAAGGCCGATCTCGATCACGAGGGCGACGCCGACGACGCCGGCGACTCCGAAGACGACGCGAACCCGGCGGCCGAGGGCGAGGTCGAAACCGCGATCGACGGCGGTCACGCGGAGATGCCGAACGATCCCGGAAAGCTCGGCCCCGCCGGCGTCCGCACCGACGACGACGGCAACGTCACGCGGGTCGACCGCGAGGGCGACGACTACCGGTACACCCGCGGGGGGTACCTGCGTCGCTTCGCCAACTACAGCATCGGCGGGACGTTCCAGGGTCTCGCCGGCTTCGGCGTCGGCGAACTCGGGATCATCTCGATGCTCAGCACGAAGGTCCCGGTCCGGGTCGCCATCGGCACGAACCACATCGTCGTCGCGCTGACGGCCATCCTGGCCTCGCTGGTCCACGTGTTCGGCGGCGGCCTCGTCGGCGGCCACAGCCTCAGTCTCGCGTCGACGCCGTGGAACATGGTCGTCTTCACCGTGCCGGCGACGGTGACGGGCGGGCAGATCGCGCCCTACGTCTCGAACGCACTCAGCACGTCGACGATCAAGGCGTTCGTGGGCGGACTCTTCGCCGTCATCTCGGTCGCGCTGTTCCTGATGGCGCTGGGGGGGATCTGA
- a CDS encoding ATP-binding protein, whose translation MTNRALEVVEFLLTAHLYSDNRDLDENDLPPRYRRVFWTEPSEDDEDDDSPNVVGIERPLVVTDSVARKATGVEHPWEAISDLLFTQREEFSGRISLTQPEMAIEWYLDRADRERLETNPTIAAAVEDRETVDVTHDEAREHTRPIQADRVWIDSLLEEYFDEDEDAEMLDLVQVRAPEEIEMTLDDLVLTGDQEGEIHKLMQAIEHREYLAGIGLREIGKILFVGPPGTGKTTVSRALAHELGLPFVEVKLSMITSQYLGETAKNVEKTFEVAKRLSPCILFIDEFDSVAKTRRSDEHAALKRAVNTLLKSIDDISLIRDEVILIGATNHPDQLDAAAWRRFDEIVNFPKPDRDMRADILRIITRRMDIEEFDPEAVAELTEGLTGSDLRMVLREAVLEALTEERMTLTQDDIVEAVEDFEERDNLKNMDMMSDGEQLVAGDGGGGHSHDHDH comes from the coding sequence ATGACTAACCGGGCTCTCGAAGTCGTCGAGTTCCTCCTCACGGCGCACCTCTACAGCGATAACCGTGACCTCGACGAGAACGATCTGCCACCGCGATACCGACGGGTTTTCTGGACGGAGCCGTCCGAGGACGACGAAGACGACGACAGTCCCAACGTCGTCGGCATCGAGCGACCGCTCGTCGTCACCGACAGCGTCGCGCGGAAAGCGACCGGGGTCGAGCACCCCTGGGAGGCCATCTCCGATCTGCTCTTCACCCAGCGCGAGGAGTTCTCGGGTCGCATCTCCCTGACGCAACCCGAGATGGCCATCGAGTGGTATCTCGACCGCGCCGACCGCGAGCGGCTCGAGACGAATCCGACCATCGCAGCCGCCGTCGAGGACCGCGAGACGGTCGACGTGACGCACGACGAGGCGCGCGAGCACACGCGCCCGATCCAGGCCGACCGCGTCTGGATCGACAGCCTGCTCGAGGAGTACTTCGACGAGGACGAGGACGCCGAGATGCTGGATCTCGTGCAGGTCCGCGCGCCCGAGGAGATCGAGATGACGCTGGACGACCTCGTGCTCACCGGCGATCAGGAGGGCGAGATCCACAAACTGATGCAGGCGATCGAGCACCGCGAGTACCTCGCAGGGATCGGCCTGCGCGAGATCGGGAAGATCCTCTTCGTCGGCCCGCCGGGGACCGGGAAGACCACGGTCTCCCGCGCACTCGCCCACGAGTTGGGGCTCCCCTTCGTCGAGGTGAAGCTCTCGATGATCACGAGTCAGTATCTCGGTGAGACCGCCAAGAACGTCGAGAAGACCTTCGAGGTCGCCAAGCGACTCTCGCCGTGTATCCTCTTCATCGACGAGTTCGACTCCGTCGCGAAGACGCGTCGCTCCGACGAGCACGCGGCGCTGAAGCGCGCGGTCAACACGCTCCTGAAGAGCATCGACGACATCTCGCTCATCCGCGACGAGGTGATCCTCATCGGCGCGACCAACCACCCCGACCAGCTCGACGCGGCGGCGTGGCGGCGCTTCGACGAGATCGTGAACTTCCCGAAGCCCGACCGGGATATGCGCGCGGACATCCTCCGCATCATCACCAGGCGGATGGACATCGAGGAGTTCGATCCCGAGGCCGTCGCCGAACTGACGGAGGGGCTCACCGGCTCCGACCTCCGGATGGTGCTCCGCGAGGCCGTGTTGGAGGCGCTGACCGAAGAGCGGATGACGCTCACGCAGGACGACATCGTCGAGGCCGTCGAGGACTTCGAGGAACGCGACAACCTCAAGAACATGGATATGATGTCGGACGGAGAACAGCTCGTCGCGGGCGATGGCGGCGGCGGGCACTCTCACGATCACGACCACTGA
- a CDS encoding thiolase family protein: MPTPVIAAAHRTPFGKAGGVFEDVRSEDLSTALIDHILAETGLESDAVDDLMWGVAQQRDEQDNNVARVIALLSELGEGVPATSINRWCASSMQAIISASDAVAAGNRECVLAGGVESMSRVPMDGDSYQHLHPELSDRYNVFELQMGMTAEKVAEEYDVSREAQDEYALRSHQRAAEATESGRFGDEIVPIETEDGTISEDEGIRPDTSLEALSELSPAFTGDGSVTAGNSSQVTDGAAATLVTSRAFAEDHGLDVLAEIGTNAVAGVDPTVMGIGPVPATRNLLSRAGTDVDDYDLVELNEAFASQCVYARRELGVDPERYNVNGGAIAIGHPLGASGARLPVTLIHEMRKRDADRGLATLCVGFGQGAAIEFSR, translated from the coding sequence ATGCCAACGCCAGTCATCGCCGCTGCACACCGTACGCCGTTCGGAAAGGCCGGCGGCGTCTTCGAGGACGTCCGGAGCGAGGACCTCTCGACCGCGCTGATCGACCACATCCTGGCCGAGACCGGACTCGAGAGCGACGCCGTCGACGACCTGATGTGGGGCGTCGCCCAGCAGCGCGACGAGCAGGACAACAACGTCGCCCGCGTGATCGCGCTGCTGTCGGAGCTGGGCGAGGGCGTCCCGGCGACGTCGATCAACCGCTGGTGCGCCTCGTCGATGCAGGCGATCATCTCCGCGTCCGATGCGGTCGCGGCGGGCAACCGCGAGTGCGTCCTCGCCGGCGGCGTCGAGAGTATGAGCCGCGTGCCGATGGACGGCGACTCCTACCAGCACCTTCACCCGGAACTCTCCGATCGGTACAACGTCTTCGAACTCCAGATGGGGATGACCGCCGAGAAGGTCGCCGAGGAGTACGACGTCTCCCGGGAAGCTCAGGACGAGTACGCGCTTCGGTCGCACCAGCGCGCCGCCGAGGCGACCGAGTCGGGACGCTTCGGCGACGAGATCGTCCCGATCGAGACGGAGGACGGGACGATCTCCGAGGACGAGGGGATCAGGCCGGACACCTCGCTGGAGGCGCTCTCGGAACTCTCGCCGGCGTTCACCGGCGACGGCAGCGTCACCGCCGGCAACTCCTCGCAGGTGACGGACGGTGCGGCCGCGACGCTCGTCACCTCGCGGGCGTTCGCCGAGGATCACGGGCTCGACGTCCTCGCGGAGATCGGCACCAACGCCGTCGCGGGCGTCGATCCGACAGTGATGGGTATCGGTCCGGTCCCGGCGACCCGGAACCTGCTTTCGCGCGCCGGCACCGACGTCGACGACTACGACCTGGTCGAACTCAACGAGGCGTTCGCCAGCCAGTGCGTCTACGCGCGACGCGAACTCGGCGTCGATCCGGAGCGGTACAACGTCAACGGCGGGGCGATCGCGATCGGCCACCCGCTCGGGGCGTCGGGGGCGCGCCTGCCGGTGACGCTGATTCACGAGATGCGAAAGCGCGACGCCGACCGCGGGCTCGCGACGCTCTGCGTCGGCTTCGGACAGGGGGCGGCCATCGAGTTCTCGCGGTAG
- a CDS encoding universal stress protein gives MYERILLPTDGSDASLAAAAHAGSLAETTGATVQVVSVADSRNRFESPSSGLAPDAWREAERERATAAIEETAAELPEAVETERTVVTGIPQDEIVDLVAETGADAVVMGTHGRAGIDRYLIGSVTERVVRRSPVPVLTVQGDRAQDESATGD, from the coding sequence ATGTACGAGCGGATACTCCTGCCGACGGACGGTAGCGACGCGTCGCTGGCCGCGGCGGCGCACGCCGGATCGCTCGCCGAGACGACGGGAGCGACGGTGCAGGTGGTCTCGGTCGCGGACAGCCGAAACCGGTTCGAGAGTCCGAGCAGCGGTCTCGCCCCGGACGCGTGGCGCGAGGCCGAGCGCGAACGCGCGACGGCCGCCATCGAAGAGACGGCCGCGGAACTCCCGGAAGCGGTGGAAACCGAACGGACGGTCGTCACCGGGATTCCGCAGGACGAGATCGTCGACCTCGTCGCGGAGACCGGAGCAGACGCCGTCGTAATGGGAACGCACGGGCGGGCGGGGATCGACCGGTACCTGATCGGGAGCGTCACGGAGCGGGTGGTCCGCCGCTCGCCGGTCCCCGTGTTGACCGTCCAGGGCGACCGTGCGCAGGACGAATCAGCGACTGGCGATTAA
- a CDS encoding cation:proton antiporter codes for MAAAGGSFLLPIVASIIAIGVIAQVLADRFQVPSVVFLIAAGVLLGPEVLGVVGPDSFGNALGAIVGLSVAIIVFEGAFHLRIEKLREAPAATLKLITFGAAVALVGTATAVHFLLSAPWDISFLVGALLVATGPTVVTPILDVVPTRDRVAAVLETEGIVNDVTAAITAVVIFNAINVGIDEPLPLLTLFAERLGVGVVVGGVVAALLYYGLRYVDLSPGNAPRNARLLVLAGALVAYGAADTIDTEAGVAAVATAGILLGNADIPYEDEISAFKGDVTLVVLSFVFIALAALLRFDVLVTLGVRGLLVAGIVALVLRPALVFASATGGRFTTGEKWFMSLVGPRGIIPASVATLFAIGLRDAGRAAAADLLVGTVFLVIFVTVVFEGGFARRIADYFDIIPMRVLIIGGGRVGRTLAERLEDRGENVVLIEQNEEAIETARNAGFTVHKGDGTDTDVLRSAGAENARIVVGATGDDDVNLLVSQLSSSKFDPETVLARVNNPDNAEAFEELGVRTISATLATAQAMDNYIERPSMMDWMDEVGHTGDIQEAEATSDAVVGRTMRELGPKLPDDCLIALVERNGDTQVPGAEFTFERGDRLTVFGGRDEVREAIRMIDADA; via the coding sequence GTGGCGGCCGCCGGTGGCTCGTTTCTGCTCCCGATCGTCGCGTCGATCATCGCCATCGGCGTGATCGCGCAGGTCCTCGCAGACCGGTTTCAGGTCCCCAGCGTCGTGTTTCTCATCGCCGCCGGCGTCCTCCTCGGCCCGGAAGTGCTCGGCGTCGTCGGCCCCGACTCCTTCGGCAACGCGCTCGGGGCCATCGTCGGCCTCTCGGTGGCGATCATCGTCTTCGAGGGCGCGTTTCACCTCCGGATCGAGAAGTTGCGCGAGGCCCCGGCGGCGACGCTGAAGCTGATCACGTTCGGGGCCGCCGTCGCGCTCGTCGGGACCGCCACCGCTGTCCATTTCCTGCTCAGCGCGCCGTGGGACATCTCGTTCCTCGTCGGCGCGCTCCTCGTGGCGACCGGGCCGACGGTCGTCACGCCGATCCTCGACGTCGTCCCCACCCGCGACCGCGTGGCGGCCGTACTGGAGACGGAGGGCATCGTCAACGACGTGACGGCGGCGATCACCGCGGTCGTCATCTTCAACGCGATCAACGTCGGCATCGACGAACCGCTGCCGCTTCTGACGCTGTTCGCCGAACGCCTCGGCGTCGGCGTCGTCGTCGGCGGGGTGGTCGCCGCGCTCCTGTATTACGGGCTCCGGTACGTCGACCTCTCGCCTGGGAACGCGCCGCGCAACGCGCGCCTGCTCGTCCTCGCCGGCGCGCTCGTCGCCTACGGCGCTGCGGACACGATCGATACGGAGGCGGGCGTCGCGGCCGTCGCGACCGCGGGGATCCTCCTCGGGAACGCCGACATCCCCTACGAGGACGAGATCTCGGCGTTCAAAGGCGACGTGACGCTCGTGGTCCTCTCCTTCGTGTTCATCGCCCTCGCGGCGCTCCTGCGGTTCGACGTGCTCGTCACGCTCGGCGTCCGCGGCCTCCTCGTCGCCGGGATCGTGGCGCTCGTTCTCCGCCCGGCGCTCGTCTTCGCCTCCGCGACGGGCGGTCGCTTCACCACCGGCGAGAAGTGGTTTATGAGTCTCGTCGGGCCGCGGGGGATCATCCCGGCGTCGGTCGCGACGCTCTTCGCGATCGGGCTCCGGGACGCGGGGCGAGCCGCCGCGGCGGACCTGCTCGTCGGAACCGTCTTTCTCGTCATCTTCGTCACGGTCGTCTTCGAGGGCGGATTCGCCCGACGGATCGCGGACTACTTCGACATCATACCAATGCGCGTACTCATCATCGGAGGCGGACGGGTGGGCCGAACGCTCGCCGAACGCCTCGAAGACCGCGGCGAGAACGTAGTGCTCATCGAACAAAACGAAGAAGCCATCGAAACCGCCCGGAACGCCGGATTCACCGTCCACAAGGGCGACGGGACCGACACCGACGTGCTCCGATCGGCCGGGGCTGAGAACGCCCGCATCGTCGTCGGAGCGACCGGCGACGACGACGTGAACCTGCTCGTCTCACAGCTGAGCAGTTCGAAGTTCGACCCTGAGACCGTCCTGGCTCGGGTGAACAACCCCGACAACGCCGAGGCGTTCGAGGAACTCGGCGTCCGGACCATCTCGGCGACGCTCGCGACGGCGCAGGCGATGGACAACTACATCGAGCGGCCGTCGATGATGGACTGGATGGACGAAGTCGGCCACACCGGGGACATCCAGGAAGCCGAGGCCACCTCCGACGCGGTCGTCGGGCGGACGATGCGCGAGCTCGGTCCGAAACTCCCCGACGACTGCCTGATCGCGCTCGTCGAACGGAACGGCGACACGCAGGTCCCCGGTGCGGAGTTCACCTTCGAGCGGGGCGATCGACTGACCGTCTTCGGCGGCCGCGACGAGGTTCGCGAGGCGATCCGGATGATCGACGCCGACGCGTAG
- the uvrB gene encoding excinuclease ABC subunit UvrB yields the protein MSDTSGSSPLSPDRPAAERAFRVDAPFEPAGDQPDAIEQLVAGFESGMEKQTLLGVTGSGKTNTVSWTVEALQQPTLVIAHNKTLAAQLYEEFKNLFPDNAVEYFVSYYDYYQPEAYVEQTDTYIDKDMSINEEIDRLRHSATRSLLTRDDVIVVASVSAIYGLGDPKNYTDMALRVELGDRLDRDELLAQLVDLNYERNDVDFQQGTFRVRGDTVEVYPMYGRYAVRIEFWGDEVDRLTKLDPLTGEVVSEEPAVLVHPAEHYSIPEDQLEAAISEIEELMEERVKYFERQGDLVAAQRIEERTTFDIEMLRETGYCSGIENYSVHMSDRDTGEAPYTLLDYFPDEFLTVVDESHQTLPQIRGQFAGDKSRKDSLVENGFRLPTAYDNRPLTFEEFEEKTDRTLYVSATPSDYEREESEQIVEQIVRPTHLVDPAIEVEAATGQVDDLLDRIDDRIEREERVLVTTLTKRMAEDLTEFLEESGVDVAYMHDETDTLERHELIRDLRLGNIDVLVGINLLREGLDIPEVSLVAILDADQEGFLRSETTLVQTMGRAARNVEGEVVLYADERTDSMAAAIEETRRRRRIQREYNEEHGFEPKTIEKAVGETNLPGSGDRSERSPTDEPTDEDEAREQIAYLEDRMAAAADNLEFELAADIRDRIRELRQEFGIREDDEESRGDDGVDPGVDPLDDADSPVDDGVPPEDV from the coding sequence ATGAGCGACACCTCCGGGTCGAGCCCGCTCTCGCCGGACAGGCCGGCCGCAGAGCGGGCGTTCCGCGTCGACGCCCCGTTCGAGCCAGCGGGCGACCAGCCCGACGCCATCGAGCAACTGGTCGCGGGGTTCGAATCGGGGATGGAAAAGCAGACGCTGCTCGGCGTCACGGGGTCGGGCAAGACGAACACCGTCTCCTGGACGGTCGAAGCACTCCAGCAGCCCACCCTCGTCATCGCCCACAACAAGACGCTCGCGGCACAGCTCTACGAGGAGTTCAAGAACCTCTTTCCCGACAACGCGGTCGAGTACTTCGTCTCCTACTACGACTACTACCAGCCGGAGGCGTACGTCGAACAGACCGACACCTACATCGACAAGGACATGTCGATCAACGAGGAAATCGATCGACTGCGACACTCCGCGACGCGGTCGCTTCTGACCCGGGACGACGTCATCGTCGTCGCGAGCGTCTCCGCCATCTACGGGCTGGGTGACCCGAAGAACTACACGGATATGGCGCTCCGAGTCGAACTCGGCGACCGCCTCGACCGCGACGAACTGCTGGCGCAACTCGTCGATCTGAACTACGAGCGCAACGACGTCGACTTCCAGCAGGGCACCTTCCGCGTCCGCGGCGACACGGTCGAAGTCTATCCGATGTACGGCCGCTACGCCGTTCGGATCGAGTTCTGGGGCGACGAGGTCGACCGGTTGACGAAGCTCGATCCCCTCACGGGCGAGGTCGTCTCCGAGGAGCCCGCCGTCCTGGTCCACCCCGCCGAGCACTACTCGATCCCGGAGGACCAGTTGGAGGCGGCCATCTCGGAGATCGAGGAACTGATGGAAGAGCGCGTGAAGTACTTCGAGCGACAGGGCGACCTCGTCGCGGCCCAGCGTATCGAGGAGCGCACGACCTTCGACATCGAGATGCTCAGAGAGACGGGCTACTGCTCGGGCATCGAGAATTATTCCGTGCATATGTCCGATCGCGACACCGGCGAAGCGCCCTACACGCTGCTGGATTACTTCCCCGACGAGTTCCTCACCGTCGTCGACGAGTCCCACCAGACGCTGCCACAGATCCGCGGGCAGTTCGCGGGCGACAAGTCCCGGAAGGACTCTCTCGTCGAGAACGGCTTCCGGCTCCCGACGGCGTACGACAACCGCCCGCTGACGTTCGAGGAGTTCGAGGAGAAGACCGACCGGACGCTCTACGTGTCGGCGACGCCGAGCGACTACGAGCGCGAGGAGAGCGAGCAGATCGTCGAGCAGATCGTTCGGCCGACCCACCTCGTCGACCCCGCGATCGAGGTCGAAGCCGCCACGGGGCAGGTCGACGACCTGCTGGACCGGATCGACGACCGGATCGAGCGCGAGGAGCGCGTGCTGGTCACGACGCTCACTAAGCGAATGGCCGAGGACCTCACCGAGTTCCTCGAGGAATCCGGCGTCGACGTGGCGTACATGCACGACGAGACCGACACCTTGGAGCGCCACGAACTGATCCGCGACCTCCGATTGGGCAACATCGACGTCCTCGTCGGGATCAACCTCCTCAGAGAGGGACTGGACATCCCCGAGGTGTCGCTGGTCGCCATCCTCGACGCCGACCAGGAGGGTTTCCTCCGCTCGGAGACCACGCTGGTCCAGACGATGGGGCGGGCCGCGCGGAACGTCGAGGGCGAGGTCGTCCTCTACGCAGACGAACGAACCGACTCGATGGCCGCCGCGATCGAGGAGACGCGTCGCCGTCGCCGGATTCAGCGGGAGTACAACGAGGAACACGGCTTCGAGCCGAAGACGATCGAGAAGGCGGTCGGTGAGACGAACCTCCCGGGGAGCGGCGACCGGAGCGAGCGCTCTCCGACCGACGAGCCGACCGACGAGGACGAGGCGCGCGAACAGATCGCTTATTTAGAAGATCGAATGGCAGCGGCCGCCGACAACCTCGAGTTCGAACTCGCGGCCGACATCCGCGATCGGATCCGCGAACTCCGACAGGAGTTCGGGATCCGGGAGGACGACGAGGAGTCCCGCGGCGACGACGGCGTCGATCCCGGCGTCGACCCGCTGGACGACGCCGACTCCCCGGTCGACGACGGGGTCCCGCCCGAAGACGTCTGA
- a CDS encoding DUF7554 family protein gives MRLPSPGTDRAELEVEDLLKVVLVLVVVWLVLEIIGGILGILGELLGPLRPLIGLAVIVLIVLWLLDRI, from the coding sequence ATGCGCTTACCGAGTCCCGGCACCGACCGCGCGGAACTGGAGGTCGAGGACCTGTTGAAGGTCGTCCTCGTTCTGGTCGTCGTCTGGCTGGTCTTAGAGATCATCGGCGGGATTCTGGGAATACTCGGCGAACTGCTCGGGCCGCTCCGCCCCCTCATCGGGCTGGCCGTCATCGTCCTGATCGTACTGTGGCTGCTGGACCGGATCTAA
- a CDS encoding 2'-5' RNA ligase family protein yields the protein MFSLNVPVPGQVARLASELHPELTRFERIRERHTLLAKRFDTGLDDDADSLPRLRERLRPLLRSHGAGSLDLRVTGLDYFETPPRGPGPVVYLVVESADLHALHRRLCESFGTVEGMEGDGYVPHVTLARGGRIADATDLIERTSIEPIAWTTEELRIRDSRYREDAARIPLR from the coding sequence GTGTTCAGTCTGAACGTTCCCGTTCCGGGGCAAGTCGCGCGGCTCGCCTCGGAGCTCCACCCGGAGCTCACGCGCTTCGAGCGGATCCGCGAGCGTCACACGCTGTTGGCGAAGCGGTTCGACACCGGGCTCGACGACGACGCCGACTCGCTGCCGCGACTCCGCGAGCGACTCCGACCGCTGTTGCGGAGCCACGGCGCGGGGAGCCTCGACCTGCGGGTGACCGGCCTCGACTACTTCGAGACGCCGCCGCGCGGCCCCGGGCCGGTGGTGTACCTCGTCGTCGAGAGCGCCGATCTGCACGCGCTCCACCGCCGGCTCTGCGAGTCGTTCGGGACGGTCGAGGGGATGGAGGGCGACGGGTACGTCCCGCACGTGACGCTGGCCCGCGGCGGACGGATCGCGGACGCCACCGACCTGATCGAGCGAACGAGCATCGAACCGATCGCGTGGACGACGGAGGAGCTTCGGATTCGAGATTCGCGCTACCGGGAGGACGCCGCGCGGATCCCGCTTCGTTAG